The Deltaproteobacteria bacterium genome contains a region encoding:
- a CDS encoding transglycosylase SLT domain-containing protein has translation MRWWVVVVAIGAAWSAGCRAPQVVPLPRPEPSGPPPERRAAFAEAVALIEQERFADAAPRFEALSRTYPELIDYQWYYLGVALARSGHPAEAAPPLRRLLNEQPRSVNRDAGALELGRVELTRGDLVAARAALAAATGARERTIAQPAALELARVQIAAGDVAAAAAGLQRLRREASGEPVGVQAKAELLQLRASNPALAPGDTELIDEIRVLVGEHDFATAEPLVRQQLTHANESERDELLHLDAQALLGLGRVDDTIAALRIAARGESGTTAAATEFRIASILWNRDRDEEALAAFANLRRRYARAEKATESLYAIGRIHEKAGRADRAIASYRELARIAPRDKLAREARWRIGWIQYGRADWAAAANSFAALARCGNTEDCADALYWQARALDHQGRSAAARALYQRLASDAPTSYYAMWAEQRLGVVSASPSAVVPPADAALPVSSVDYHLGRAVELRAAALPSLARRELNAYESEQRGNTAELRKLLRWYRAVDGDGAALRLARRLGNQAGLDAAARQRVFCPLGFWDDVQRAARENATSSPIDPLLVAALIRQESLYDPDARSPADAWGLMQLLPRTAERVAGAPISTEQLRDPQRNIALGTRYLVQLLAQFHGDPLKALAAYNGGEPAVEKWARRFGAQDRDEFVESISFRETRDYVKKVIGGYRQYQRLYGAAPSVIEEPHQ, from the coding sequence ATGCGATGGTGGGTAGTGGTGGTGGCGATTGGTGCGGCGTGGAGCGCGGGCTGCCGCGCACCGCAGGTCGTACCGCTACCGCGACCGGAACCATCAGGCCCGCCACCCGAGCGCCGCGCAGCCTTCGCCGAAGCGGTCGCCCTGATCGAGCAAGAGCGATTTGCCGACGCGGCTCCACGCTTCGAGGCGTTGTCACGCACGTATCCGGAGCTGATCGACTATCAGTGGTACTACCTCGGAGTCGCCCTTGCGCGTAGCGGTCATCCCGCCGAAGCGGCACCGCCGTTGCGCCGTTTGCTGAACGAGCAACCGCGCAGCGTCAATCGCGATGCGGGCGCGCTCGAACTCGGGCGCGTCGAGCTGACGCGTGGCGATCTGGTTGCCGCGCGCGCCGCTCTAGCCGCCGCGACCGGCGCGCGTGAGCGCACCATCGCCCAGCCGGCTGCCCTGGAATTGGCGCGCGTGCAGATCGCCGCTGGCGACGTGGCGGCTGCCGCCGCGGGTTTGCAGCGACTGCGCCGCGAGGCGTCGGGCGAGCCGGTCGGCGTGCAAGCCAAGGCGGAGCTGCTGCAGCTGCGTGCGAGTAATCCCGCGCTCGCGCCGGGTGATACCGAGCTGATCGACGAGATTCGGGTGCTGGTGGGCGAGCACGATTTCGCGACGGCTGAACCGCTAGTGCGCCAGCAACTCACGCACGCGAACGAGAGCGAGCGCGACGAACTGCTGCATCTCGACGCGCAGGCGTTGCTCGGGCTGGGGCGGGTGGACGACACGATCGCGGCGCTGCGCATCGCGGCTCGTGGCGAGTCGGGGACGACCGCTGCCGCGACGGAGTTCCGCATCGCGTCTATTTTGTGGAATCGCGATCGCGATGAGGAGGCACTGGCGGCCTTCGCCAACCTACGGCGCCGCTATGCGCGCGCGGAGAAAGCCACGGAGTCGCTCTACGCGATCGGCCGCATTCACGAGAAGGCCGGTCGCGCCGACCGCGCGATAGCGAGCTACCGCGAACTGGCGCGCATCGCCCCGCGGGACAAGCTGGCACGCGAAGCACGCTGGCGCATCGGCTGGATTCAGTATGGCCGCGCCGATTGGGCCGCCGCGGCCAACAGTTTTGCGGCGCTCGCGCGCTGCGGGAATACTGAGGATTGTGCCGACGCACTCTATTGGCAGGCGCGCGCGCTCGATCACCAAGGGCGGAGCGCGGCGGCTCGCGCACTGTATCAACGACTCGCGAGCGATGCCCCAACGAGCTACTACGCGATGTGGGCCGAGCAACGGCTCGGCGTCGTGTCGGCGTCACCGAGCGCCGTTGTGCCACCGGCCGATGCGGCGCTTCCTGTATCGTCGGTGGACTACCACCTCGGTCGTGCGGTTGAGCTGCGCGCCGCGGCCTTACCGTCGCTGGCCCGTCGCGAACTGAACGCGTACGAATCCGAGCAGCGCGGCAACACCGCCGAACTCCGCAAACTACTGCGGTGGTACCGCGCTGTGGATGGCGACGGGGCCGCACTTCGCCTGGCGCGCCGCCTCGGCAATCAGGCCGGCTTGGATGCCGCGGCCCGCCAGCGAGTCTTTTGTCCGCTCGGATTTTGGGACGACGTGCAACGCGCCGCGCGCGAGAACGCGACGAGTTCTCCGATCGATCCGCTGTTGGTGGCCGCGCTGATCCGGCAAGAGAGTCTGTACGACCCCGATGCGCGATCGCCCGCCGACGCTTGGGGATTGATGCAGTTACTGCCGCGCACCGCCGAGCGAGTTGCCGGCGCGCCGATCAGCACCGAGCAGCTCCGTGACCCGCAGCGCAACATTGCACTCGGCACGCGCTACCTGGTCCAATTGCTCGCGCAGTTTCACGGCGATCCGTTGAAAGCGCTGGCGGCGTACAATGGCGGTGAGCCCGCGGTCGAGAAGTGGGCGCGGCGTTTCGGCGCTCAAGACCGCGACGAGTTCGTCGAGTCGATCAGCTTCCGCGAGACTCGCGACTACGTGAAGAAAGTGATCGGCGGCTATCGCCAGTACCAGCGCCTGTACGGCGCCGCACCGTCAGTGATAGAAGAGCCGCACCAATAG
- a CDS encoding DUF4124 domain-containing protein yields the protein MVILTLSHVSAAQTLYKWTDDQGVVHFSDFPPSGGQKYEERGTPLGEPGAAANAAPANAASDAPAAPVAAGAAPDAGPAVAARVILVSHNTIPRSTDARHLIGVVKNVGGRPAGRVAVTAHIADSTGRECAREEIEVVPNTLPPGESGNFDATLSNSCFGDGGTVDPEPHCN from the coding sequence GTGGTGATACTGACCTTGTCGCACGTGAGCGCCGCGCAAACCCTCTACAAGTGGACCGACGACCAAGGCGTGGTCCATTTCTCCGATTTCCCGCCATCGGGTGGCCAGAAGTATGAAGAGCGCGGCACACCGCTGGGTGAACCCGGGGCCGCCGCCAACGCCGCACCAGCCAACGCCGCGAGCGACGCTCCAGCAGCACCCGTGGCCGCAGGGGCGGCTCCAGACGCCGGGCCCGCGGTAGCGGCGCGGGTGATCCTCGTCTCTCACAACACGATCCCGCGCAGCACCGACGCGCGCCATTTGATCGGCGTGGTCAAGAATGTGGGCGGGCGTCCCGCCGGCCGCGTCGCCGTCACCGCGCACATCGCCGATTCAACTGGCCGCGAGTGCGCGCGTGAGGAAATCGAGGTCGTTCCCAACACGCTCCCGCCGGGTGAGTCAGGAAACTTCGACGCGACCCTGAGCAACAGCTGCTTCGGCGATGGTGGAACCGTCGATCCCGAACCGCACTGCAATTGA
- the mreD gene encoding rod shape-determining protein MreD: MRTVLIFGAATVAALVLQTTVWHWLPLGGAIPDLLLILCVYLGLHQHTVGGALGAFFLGYAQDSFSGGAVGLNAFAMSLVFALVYLTSRHLWVDNAISKVVLVFLASVVKTMVVVGLIAVFLSTAGIWSTLARHLMIEAAVAAALSPPVFAMLASTRHVTEAEDDA, encoded by the coding sequence ATGCGCACCGTGCTGATCTTCGGTGCAGCCACCGTCGCCGCTCTGGTGCTCCAGACGACAGTGTGGCATTGGCTGCCGCTCGGCGGCGCGATCCCGGACCTGCTGCTCATCCTCTGCGTCTATCTCGGCCTCCACCAACATACGGTCGGCGGCGCGCTCGGCGCTTTTTTTCTCGGTTACGCGCAAGACAGTTTTTCCGGCGGCGCCGTCGGGCTCAACGCGTTTGCGATGTCACTCGTGTTCGCGCTCGTCTACCTGACCTCGCGCCACCTATGGGTCGACAACGCGATTTCGAAAGTCGTGCTCGTCTTTCTCGCTTCGGTCGTCAAGACAATGGTGGTCGTCGGCCTGATTGCGGTCTTTCTCTCCACTGCCGGCATTTGGTCGACCCTCGCGCGCCACCTGATGATCGAAGCCGCGGTGGCGGCGGCGCTGAGCCCGCCGGTGTTTGCGATGCTGGCCTCCACGCGCCACGTCACCGAAGCGGAGGACGACGCATGA
- the glmS gene encoding glutamine--fructose-6-phosphate transaminase (isomerizing), giving the protein MCGIVGYVGKQDATPILIAGLHRLEYRGYDSAGVAVIGRSGLKVHKAAGKIRQLEDTLPKRVKGTVGIGHTRWATHGEPNDVNAHPHSDCTGQIAVVHNGIIENAAELRTQLEAKGHVFHSDTDTEVLAHLIEAMGDGDLHRAVCQALAAIEGTYGIAVVDARHPDRIVTARNGSPVVIGLGEHEMFVASDVAALVRHTQQVVYLDDREVATVDADGYHTSTLDDRPTQKSPATVQWGYEAYDRGPHAHFLLKEIMEQPEACERTLKGRLDTQFQTARLGGLNLTARDLLDIRRIKILGCGSAYYAGIGGAHLIERLARVPADAEAASEFRYRNPVIENDTLYIAVSQSGETADTLAAVREVQRKGGRVLGVVNAVGSTIARECDGGIYIHAGPEISVASTKTFVCTLVAFSLLALHLGRIRDLSPSDGKRLVDALHRLPEQLREILRDSDRIKSIALKYAQRKNMFFIGRASGYPVALEGAQKLKEISYIHAEAYPASELKHGPLALISPETPTVIVLPRDELYEKSLSSLEEIRARRGPLIAVTHPGDEGLPTKVDDLLVVPSTETALNPILLTIPLQLFAYHCAVALGRDIDQPRNLAKSVTVE; this is encoded by the coding sequence ATGTGTGGCATCGTTGGCTACGTTGGCAAACAAGACGCGACACCGATCTTAATCGCCGGCCTGCATCGGCTCGAATACCGCGGCTACGACTCGGCCGGGGTAGCCGTCATCGGCCGCTCTGGTCTCAAGGTGCACAAGGCGGCGGGGAAGATCCGCCAACTCGAAGACACGCTGCCGAAGCGAGTGAAGGGCACCGTCGGCATTGGTCACACCCGGTGGGCGACGCACGGTGAGCCGAACGATGTCAACGCGCATCCACACTCGGACTGTACTGGGCAGATCGCGGTTGTGCACAACGGCATCATCGAAAACGCCGCCGAGCTGCGCACCCAGCTCGAAGCCAAGGGCCACGTGTTCCACTCCGACACGGACACGGAGGTGCTCGCGCATCTGATCGAAGCGATGGGCGACGGGGACCTCCACCGCGCCGTGTGCCAAGCACTCGCGGCCATCGAAGGCACCTACGGCATCGCCGTGGTCGATGCGCGCCATCCCGATCGCATCGTCACGGCACGTAACGGTAGTCCGGTAGTGATTGGGCTCGGCGAGCACGAGATGTTCGTCGCCTCGGACGTGGCCGCGCTGGTGCGGCACACGCAACAGGTGGTGTACTTGGACGATCGCGAAGTGGCTACGGTCGACGCCGACGGCTATCACACCAGCACCCTCGACGACCGGCCGACGCAGAAGAGTCCCGCCACCGTGCAATGGGGCTACGAGGCTTACGATCGCGGTCCGCACGCACACTTCCTGCTGAAGGAAATCATGGAACAACCTGAAGCGTGCGAGCGGACGCTCAAGGGTCGGCTCGATACGCAGTTTCAAACCGCTCGCCTCGGCGGCTTGAATCTGACCGCGCGTGATCTCCTCGATATCCGCCGGATCAAGATCCTCGGTTGCGGCTCGGCGTACTACGCTGGCATCGGCGGCGCGCACCTCATCGAGCGGCTCGCGCGCGTGCCGGCGGACGCCGAGGCCGCCTCGGAATTCCGCTACCGCAATCCCGTCATCGAAAATGACACGCTCTACATCGCCGTGAGTCAATCCGGGGAAACCGCCGACACCCTGGCAGCTGTGCGCGAGGTGCAGCGCAAGGGCGGCCGCGTACTCGGCGTCGTCAACGCGGTCGGCAGCACCATTGCGCGCGAGTGCGATGGCGGCATTTACATTCACGCCGGTCCTGAAATCTCCGTGGCCTCGACCAAGACCTTCGTCTGCACGCTGGTGGCGTTCTCACTGTTGGCACTGCATCTCGGACGGATTCGCGATCTGTCGCCGTCCGACGGCAAGCGACTGGTCGACGCACTGCATCGGCTACCTGAACAACTGCGCGAAATTCTCCGCGACAGCGATCGCATCAAATCCATCGCGCTCAAGTATGCGCAACGGAAAAACATGTTCTTCATCGGCCGCGCGAGTGGATACCCCGTGGCGCTGGAAGGGGCGCAGAAGTTGAAGGAGATTTCCTACATTCACGCCGAGGCCTATCCAGCGTCGGAGCTGAAGCATGGGCCGCTCGCGCTGATCAGTCCCGAAACACCGACGGTGATCGTGTTGCCACGCGACGAGCTGTATGAGAAGTCGCTGTCGTCACTCGAGGAGATCCGCGCCCGCCGCGGGCCGCTGATCGCCGTCACCCATCCGGGTGATGAAGGTCTACCGACTAAAGTCGACGATCTGCTGGTGGTCCCGTCCACCGAGACAGCGCTCAATCCGATCCTGTTGACGATTCCGTTGCAGCTCTTCGCCTATCACTGCGCCGTGGCGCTCGGGCGCGACATCGATCAGCCGCGCAACCTGGCAAAGAGTGTCACGGTGGAGTGA
- a CDS encoding pyrroline-5-carboxylate reductase yields MATKRRTKAPARRVIGFIGGGNMATAMIRGLIAAGLYRADEMQASDVDATKRVELKRRLRVTATEDNRAVVHDAKVILLAVKPQIMDEVLAGLRDEVAGNKLFISIAAGVPTARIERGLGPEARVVRVMPNTPALLGKGMSVIVRGARATVADERLAVKLFRAVGRAVAVPDERLIDAVTGLSGSGPAYVYLFAEALIAGGVAAGLPAQLAAELTYQTLHGATAMLQETNETPERLRAQVTSPGGTTLAGLTELDQRGFKEAVAAAVTAATNRSRELGRG; encoded by the coding sequence ATGGCCACGAAACGTCGAACCAAGGCACCGGCGCGTCGCGTGATCGGCTTCATCGGCGGCGGCAACATGGCGACCGCGATGATCCGCGGCCTGATCGCCGCCGGGCTCTATCGCGCCGACGAAATGCAGGCGAGCGACGTCGATGCGACCAAACGCGTCGAGCTGAAGCGTCGCCTACGAGTCACCGCAACCGAAGACAATCGTGCGGTCGTGCACGACGCCAAGGTGATCCTGCTCGCGGTCAAGCCGCAGATCATGGACGAGGTGCTCGCCGGGTTACGAGACGAGGTGGCCGGCAACAAGCTGTTCATCTCGATTGCTGCGGGCGTGCCGACGGCGCGGATCGAGCGGGGCCTCGGCCCCGAAGCTCGCGTGGTGCGAGTAATGCCCAACACACCGGCGCTGTTGGGCAAGGGCATGTCGGTGATCGTGCGCGGCGCGCGCGCGACGGTGGCGGATGAACGCCTGGCGGTAAAGCTCTTCCGCGCTGTCGGCCGTGCGGTCGCCGTGCCGGACGAAAGGTTGATCGACGCCGTCACCGGCCTCAGCGGCAGCGGTCCCGCGTACGTGTATCTGTTTGCCGAGGCGTTGATCGCTGGCGGCGTCGCCGCGGGGTTGCCGGCACAACTGGCCGCTGAGCTGACCTACCAAACACTCCACGGGGCGACGGCGATGCTGCAAGAGACAAACGAGACCCCGGAGCGCTTGCGCGCGCAGGTCACGTCTCCGGGCGGCACCACACTGGCGGGGCTGACGGAACTCGATCAGCGCGGGTTCAAGGAAGCGGTGGCGGCCGCTGTCACCGCCGCAACCAATCGATCAAGAGAATTGGGACGCGGCTGA
- a CDS encoding rod shape-determining protein, which translates to MFSNDLAIDLGTANTLIYVKSEGIVSNEPSVVAVQKDARGGRRVLAVGAEAKKMLGRTPGSIVAIRPLKDGVIADFEITEAMLRYFIQKIHNRKALVRPRIIICVPFGITEVEKRAVKESAESAGAREVYLIEEPMAAAIGAGLPITEPTGNMIVDIGGGTTEVAVISLKGVVFSKSVRVGGDKMDEAIVQYIKRKYNLLIGERTAELIKITIGSAYPGNEIQTMEIKGRDLVAGVPKTVEVSDEEIRDSLLEPINQIVDAVRIALERTPPELASDIVDKGIVLAGGGALLRNLDVLLREETGLPVVLADDPLTAVVMGAGKVLDELSLLKDVTIQ; encoded by the coding sequence ATGTTCTCCAACGATCTCGCGATCGACTTGGGAACGGCTAACACGCTCATCTATGTGAAGAGCGAAGGGATTGTTTCGAACGAGCCCTCGGTGGTGGCGGTGCAGAAGGATGCCCGCGGCGGACGCCGAGTGTTGGCAGTGGGCGCCGAAGCCAAGAAGATGCTCGGCCGCACGCCGGGATCGATCGTCGCCATCCGTCCGCTCAAAGACGGGGTCATCGCCGACTTCGAAATCACCGAGGCGATGCTGCGCTACTTCATCCAGAAGATCCACAACCGCAAGGCGTTGGTACGCCCGCGCATCATTATCTGCGTGCCGTTTGGCATCACCGAGGTGGAAAAACGTGCGGTGAAGGAGTCGGCCGAGTCGGCCGGTGCCCGCGAAGTCTACTTGATCGAAGAACCGATGGCCGCCGCGATCGGGGCCGGCCTGCCGATCACCGAGCCGACCGGCAACATGATCGTCGATATCGGCGGCGGAACGACCGAAGTCGCCGTCATCTCCCTCAAGGGCGTGGTGTTCTCCAAGTCCGTCCGCGTCGGTGGCGACAAGATGGACGAAGCGATCGTGCAGTACATCAAGCGCAAGTACAACTTGCTGATCGGTGAGCGAACCGCCGAGTTGATCAAGATCACCATCGGCTCCGCCTATCCCGGCAACGAGATTCAAACCATGGAGATCAAGGGTCGCGACCTGGTCGCCGGCGTGCCGAAGACCGTGGAAGTCTCCGACGAAGAGATTCGCGACTCGCTGCTGGAACCGATCAATCAGATCGTCGACGCCGTCCGCATCGCCCTCGAGCGCACGCCGCCCGAGTTGGCGTCGGACATCGTTGACAAGGGTATCGTGCTGGCCGGCGGCGGCGCGTTGCTCCGCAACTTGGATGTGTTGTTGCGAGAAGAGACCGGGCTACCCGTGGTGTTGGCCGACGACCCGTTGACTGCGGTCGTCATGGGCGCCGGCAAGGTACTCGACGAACTGTCGCTGCTGAAGGACGTCACCATACAATAA
- a CDS encoding YggS family pyridoxal phosphate-dependent enzyme gives MIDVADNLAGVRERVARAEERAGRPLGSVKIIAVSKTKPAALVSEAIRAGVTTVGENYVQEAAGKIDAVGRTNASWHLIGHLQRNKVTRAVELFDVIQTIDSLALVDALDRQGVKRAKPVRILIEVNTGGEASKSGVAPERAAELVAQLSARTHLRVEGLMTVPPPVSAAADVRPYFVMLRRLREQLAPSVPTISELSMGMSEDFEVAIEEGATMVRIGRAIFGVREG, from the coding sequence ATGATCGATGTCGCCGACAACCTCGCAGGTGTGCGGGAGCGGGTTGCCCGTGCGGAAGAGCGTGCCGGGCGCCCGCTGGGCAGCGTGAAGATCATCGCTGTGTCGAAGACCAAACCCGCAGCCCTGGTCAGCGAGGCGATCCGCGCGGGTGTCACCACCGTTGGCGAAAACTACGTCCAAGAGGCGGCCGGCAAGATCGACGCGGTTGGCCGCACCAACGCCAGTTGGCACTTGATCGGCCACCTGCAGCGCAACAAGGTCACGCGCGCGGTTGAGCTGTTCGACGTGATTCAAACGATCGACAGCCTGGCGTTGGTGGACGCACTCGACCGGCAGGGAGTGAAACGCGCGAAGCCCGTGCGCATCCTGATCGAGGTCAACACCGGCGGCGAGGCCAGCAAGAGCGGTGTGGCACCGGAGCGAGCCGCGGAACTCGTCGCGCAACTCAGCGCCCGCACGCACCTGCGAGTCGAAGGGCTGATGACGGTGCCCCCACCGGTGTCGGCAGCCGCGGATGTGCGGCCGTACTTCGTCATGTTGCGGCGCCTGCGCGAGCAGCTCGCGCCCAGCGTACCGACCATCAGCGAACTGTCGATGGGTATGAGCGAAGACTTTGAGGTCGCGATCGAAGAGGGCGCCACGATGGTTCGCATCGGCCGCGCCATCTTTGGAGTGCGAGAAGGATAA
- a CDS encoding zinc ribbon domain-containing protein: MPIYEYQCAKCGPFERIQKFSDATLKRCPTCKGKVSKLISNTSFQLKGSGWYVTDYARKDSGGSKTNGGAETKAASDSGKTEPSSKTESSGKVEGPSKGASDTKPSKEASAA, from the coding sequence ATGCCGATCTACGAGTACCAGTGCGCAAAGTGTGGGCCCTTCGAGCGGATTCAGAAGTTCAGCGACGCCACGCTCAAGCGCTGCCCGACGTGCAAAGGGAAGGTGTCGAAGCTGATCTCCAACACCTCCTTTCAATTGAAGGGCAGCGGGTGGTACGTCACCGATTACGCCCGCAAGGATTCGGGCGGGTCGAAAACCAACGGTGGAGCGGAGACCAAGGCCGCGTCAGATTCCGGCAAGACCGAGCCCAGCAGCAAGACCGAAAGCAGCGGCAAGGTTGAAGGCCCCAGCAAAGGCGCCAGCGACACCAAGCCGTCCAAAGAGGCCAGCGCCGCCTGA
- a CDS encoding YggU family protein, giving the protein MIAAYLSLAADGVRLQVRVQPRASHNRLVGLHGDALKLQVTAPPVEGEANAAVVRLLASLVGVPQSAVQVVGGAKSRDKLVEIRTADSTRIATRVAELLARCKSASR; this is encoded by the coding sequence ATGATCGCTGCCTATCTGTCGCTGGCGGCGGACGGCGTACGGCTGCAAGTGCGGGTGCAACCGCGGGCGTCTCACAACCGGCTGGTTGGTCTCCACGGCGACGCGCTCAAGCTGCAAGTGACCGCTCCGCCGGTCGAGGGCGAAGCCAACGCAGCGGTGGTTCGACTACTCGCCAGCTTGGTGGGCGTGCCGCAATCGGCCGTGCAAGTGGTCGGAGGGGCCAAGAGTCGCGACAAGCTAGTCGAGATTCGCACCGCCGATTCCACGCGGATTGCAACCCGCGTCGCTGAACTCCTGGCACGCTGCAAAAGCGCGTCTCGTTGA
- the mreC gene encoding rod shape-determining protein MreC — MLEFVRRNRIILTSGFLLLFSLLLVSTSVRAPRRRDPLTALLLEAMRPLQVGVSDAGSALTAVWNHYVELVGVRAENEALRARVRELEQHANRLGEIEESNQHLKELLGFRSTLDGQTVNAQISGRDPGALFQSLTIDKGEHDGVSKGFAVLSPDGVVGQVVATSAHAARVLLVTDHNSGVDAVVQRSRARGIVAGALADGCVMKYLQRGEDVAVGDRVTTSGLDGIFPKGVLIGEVTKVSRNHRGLLQLAEVRPSAALERLEDVLVVAPGAHVNEPTNGDS; from the coding sequence ATGCTGGAGTTCGTCCGGAGAAATCGGATCATCCTGACCTCCGGGTTTCTGTTGCTGTTTTCCCTGTTGCTGGTTTCAACCAGCGTGCGCGCACCGCGCCGCCGCGACCCGCTGACCGCCCTCCTGCTCGAAGCCATGCGCCCGCTCCAAGTCGGCGTCAGCGACGCCGGCAGCGCTCTCACCGCAGTCTGGAACCACTACGTCGAGTTGGTCGGCGTGCGCGCCGAAAATGAGGCGCTGCGCGCACGGGTGCGCGAACTGGAACAGCACGCCAACCGTTTGGGCGAGATCGAGGAATCGAACCAGCACCTCAAGGAGCTGCTCGGCTTCCGCTCGACACTCGACGGGCAGACCGTCAATGCGCAGATCTCCGGCCGTGACCCCGGCGCGCTATTCCAGAGCCTGACGATTGACAAGGGTGAACACGACGGAGTCAGCAAAGGTTTCGCCGTGTTGTCACCCGACGGCGTCGTCGGCCAGGTGGTTGCCACCAGCGCCCATGCTGCGCGGGTGCTGCTGGTCACCGATCACAACAGCGGCGTCGACGCGGTAGTCCAGCGTAGCCGCGCGCGCGGTATCGTCGCCGGCGCACTGGCGGACGGCTGTGTGATGAAGTATCTGCAACGCGGGGAGGACGTGGCGGTGGGCGATCGTGTCACCACATCGGGTCTCGATGGAATTTTTCCCAAAGGCGTCTTGATCGGCGAGGTGACCAAGGTGTCGCGCAACCATCGCGGCCTGCTGCAATTGGCCGAAGTCCGGCCGAGCGCCGCGCTTGAGCGCCTCGAAGACGTCTTGGTGGTCGCTCCCGGCGCGCACGTCAACGAGCCGACCAACGGTGACTCTTAA
- a CDS encoding MAPEG family protein: MDTLLTHYPALSVLGVVYLILVLKMAAVGGYTSLMRIQRGHYATPEDFALQGLPPVTAADADIERARRAHRNDLENILPFFGAALFYALTQPSMFMTRVYFWGFCAARVLHSIFYIRQQQPHRTIAFLVGMLLMLLMVLTTLVSLL; encoded by the coding sequence ATGGATACTTTGCTGACTCACTACCCGGCGTTGTCGGTGCTTGGTGTGGTGTATCTGATCTTGGTGTTGAAGATGGCGGCGGTGGGTGGCTACACGAGCTTGATGCGGATTCAGCGCGGTCACTACGCCACCCCCGAAGATTTTGCGTTACAGGGGTTACCGCCGGTGACCGCGGCGGACGCGGACATCGAGCGCGCGCGGCGGGCTCACCGCAACGACCTGGAGAACATTCTTCCCTTCTTTGGCGCCGCGTTGTTCTACGCACTCACGCAGCCGTCGATGTTCATGACACGCGTCTACTTTTGGGGCTTCTGCGCCGCGCGCGTGCTCCACAGCATCTTCTACATCCGCCAGCAGCAGCCGCACCGAACCATCGCATTCCTGGTCGGGATGCTTCTGATGCTGCTGATGGTGCTGACGACGTTGGTTTCCCTCCTGTAA
- a CDS encoding YggT family protein — translation MFIIANFLAALAQVLNMVLWLYMWILIARAILSWVNPDPGNPIVRFLYTATEPVLYRVRRAIPFFGGGIDFSPFIVLLGIYFLQFFLVQSLFDLAHSLR, via the coding sequence ATGTTCATCATCGCAAACTTTCTCGCGGCACTGGCGCAGGTCTTAAACATGGTGCTGTGGCTCTACATGTGGATACTGATCGCCCGCGCCATCCTCTCGTGGGTCAATCCCGATCCCGGCAATCCCATCGTCCGCTTCTTGTACACCGCGACGGAGCCCGTGCTGTACCGGGTTCGCCGTGCGATCCCATTCTTCGGCGGCGGGATCGACTTCTCGCCATTCATCGTTTTGCTTGGAATCTATTTCCTGCAGTTTTTCCTGGTCCAGAGCCTCTTCGATTTAGCGCACTCGCTGCGATGA
- the maf gene encoding septum formation inhibitor Maf, translating to MTAALVLASASPRRRELLAQLGVPFEVLPSEVPEEPLAGESPEAFAARVAREKADEVAAQRPAAWVLAADTVVTIEGRILGKPADAIDARRMLRELSGRTHRVLTAVTLRSPSRQRSEDLLCATAVTMRPLSDREIEQYLDSGEPFDKAGGYGIQGRASPFIAAVNGSYTNVVGLPLDEVRALLERHDLLATRPDSPA from the coding sequence ATGACCGCCGCGCTTGTGCTTGCTTCGGCCTCGCCGCGCCGGCGCGAGTTGCTCGCGCAGCTCGGCGTGCCGTTCGAGGTGCTGCCCAGCGAGGTACCGGAGGAGCCGCTGGCGGGCGAATCGCCCGAGGCGTTTGCCGCTCGGGTTGCGCGAGAGAAAGCCGACGAGGTTGCCGCACAACGGCCTGCCGCGTGGGTGCTAGCCGCCGACACGGTCGTCACCATTGAGGGGCGCATTCTTGGCAAGCCGGCCGATGCCATCGATGCTCGTCGCATGCTCCGCGAACTGAGCGGCCGCACCCACCGTGTGCTGACGGCCGTCACGCTCCGGTCACCCAGCCGCCAGCGCAGTGAAGACTTACTGTGCGCGACCGCAGTCACCATGCGTCCGCTCAGCGATCGGGAGATTGAACAGTATCTGGATTCGGGTGAGCCCTTCGACAAAGCGGGAGGCTACGGCATTCAAGGACGAGCGTCACCGTTTATCGCGGCCGTCAACGGTTCCTACACCAACGTTGTCGGTCTACCGCTCGACGAAGTGCGCGCCCTGCTCGAACGGCACGACTTGCTAGCTACCCGCCCCGACTCTCCGGCATGA